The Sander lucioperca isolate FBNREF2018 chromosome 4, SLUC_FBN_1.2, whole genome shotgun sequence DNA segment AGAGGTTATATATCACTTGTCTGGATAAATAAATCTTTAGGCCTGTTCACAAGTAAGTGTATAAGAGTGTACAATGTAGCTATGTGTCGTGAGGTTAGGATCTAAACTCCCCGACACATGTATGGATGAGACTATTACCTAATTGACTCTTACGAAGACATTCACCGTGCATGCCTTTTCTCATCAAATAGCATAATTACAGGCTCTCTGAGAGTGAAGACGTTCTGTTATTGCTCTGGGagatgaaaatgtcatgttaatTGCACTAAATTTGCAGTTGTCTTACTGTACAATATAAATGGACATCAAAGTCAGTAGATTCAGACTCCATTAGAGATAGATATAAAATAAGCAACTACCTTCTGTTTTATACTCTAAGggcaatttatttatatagataTCCCTAAAAACATTCTATTAATATTTCTTTTGATTCCCTTAGGAATTTTCTTCCCTTTGAAACGGCTTTTTAGCACAAAATCtaaatttccttttcttttcttttttaaactttattttttttgttttttctaaatTTCCTTTTCTAACTCTTACCAACAGCTACATTTGTAGTTGCCAAAATGTGCATCCGATTTTGGTGTAATACATTTAATCTCCAAATGAATATGGAGTCCACTTGTGGACCTAGTGAAAATAAGAAGAAATGATCACCACAACATTTACATTCCTAAGGCATTCCTGaaaagcaaaaatgttgaaGCCTTTTTAGAGATTttaatggtatagtatgtcataagtCTCATGTCTAAAATTGAAATGCAGACTAGGGGTTTCTGAGCGAATGTAAACGCATTTAGGCATTTTATGTATGAAATctatgtgtttctgtctttccaTGTGGATATATTCATGTGCCACCATGTTTCCATAGGTCAGTCGGTTGGTCCCCATGGACATTCCCATCATCCTGTCCACCCTCCCCTCCTGGTGACATCAAATGGTGTGACAAAGAAAAACCTGGTTTTACCCCCACCCTTTTAATTTGagtctgagacacacacacacaaggagaaCAAAGAGCATTGCTTTTCCATGAACAGagttgtttgtgtatttgcctGTTTGTCATTTCggatgtatgtatctatgtatatattttttgctcGAGAGAGAGAATGATTGATTACATTTTGGCCTTGCAGTAGGCCTAGCCCAAGTCCCTCACCTCCACGATGTCAGGCAACTGAATGAAAATCGATGTGTCCTTTTCCGACAAATGAACTGATAACCTACCATGAAAAGGTGCTCCTGAACACCTTGGCTTACAGAGCAAATCAGGATTTAACTCAGGTCCACATCGACAGATTTCAGGAATTTACCAAAAGCTTACTACGTGCGTTTTTTATCAGCCAGTTTATTGTCCTGGATGTCCTTGAAGAAGAATTCTGCCAGTGACACACAGTAGGAGGGAGAGGTGTGATATCCCTCAAGTAAATTATTCTAATTTATAAGGGGATGGATGCAAAGAGCTAATAATACAACCATTTGTCTTTCTTCAGATCGTTttggaatattcacttttacGTCCATAGAAGAGCTGACTGACTGAATGTCATTGCTAAAACAGCAGACAATACTATATAAATCATAAAATTCTATCGTTTTTTTCTCTAAAATGTTGAGGCCACCTCTTTATCTTACCTTCACAGCAGctgtcagtcagtgtgtgtgtgtgtgtgtgtgtatgtgtgtgtgtgtgtgtgtgtgtgtgtgtgtgataatctTTAGATATGCTTATTGGACCGCATAGAAGGCTAATTTGGTAGGGGAGCTTTCTGAAGTGGTTTTGATTGCAGGGAACAAAGGACATTCATGCAGTGAATTGTCTCCATTCTGTAAAACCGCCGTGTGgttcaacaacaaaaagcaaTTCATTATAATAACAAGATTAATTATGATGTACTATGTAATATGGAGACATACAGTTTTGTGTGCCTGAAATAATGAGTTGAATCAAAATGCTTCAATAGGACTCGGCGTGTTTCTTGGTTTGAGTTTGTTATGTCACCTCACTGTGCCGTGCTGCCTTATTAATTTAAGGAGCTTGCATTATTTATAGTGATAAAGAAACTGTGGTGCAGAACATTGTGTTGGAAAGgacctgcagtgtgtgtgtgtgtgtgtgtgtgtgtgtgtgtgtgtggaggggggggtAAAGTGCCTGGTTAAATCTACTGACAGAAAATGCGTTGGTGGGAGGGAACAGAGAGGAATAGCAAgcagtgagagggagagagaggagaggctgTGCATAAAGTCAAAACAACTCAAATgaattcattaatataaaatagaagCAAAAGTAAAGCAAACAATTTCCAAACACGTCAAACTATTAAATGCCTTGCTTAAGGGCACTTTGCATGTATTTTTTGGGGATTTGAACAAGGTTGCTTCTGTGGGGCTGCCACCGCCCATCCATGAGGGCGGCAGAGCCGACAACTGCGTGCAGGATCCAGCCCTCCTTTTAGGTCAGTATTGAATAATGCAGGCTCCCCATATTTCATCCCCCCGAAAGTGAGATCTTTAGTGCCACAGCTCTGCGTTCACACCCATTATTCCACTTGAATGGGCAAAAAGCTCTAAGATGCActcatgcatgcacatacacaagtGCACCAtcgagcatgcacacacacacacacacacacacacacacacacacacacacaggccaaagAAAATAAGCAGCCTCTGCAAGACAAGGAATGACAGGATAGAAGCTAACCAGaaaaaaccatagactgtatataagagtggaccaacagatcccgttgctctggacggagaccagtgaaggatattagaagcacttttccggtgatggctgagcgttactgcgcagcctccaactgagagagacgacgtaaatgtgacgtgagcaacatgtctgaaagttgtaagtcttctggtagctgtgccaagagaaatctcaatcattctcaatcttgcagagacggagagcgtaggtatatgtaaggagataacataggcacaggctagttattgctaactaaaatgctagttaacattagtaattaaacttaaacagctaatgtaagtcgaaactgcctgcgagctactcctgtactatacggtaatttctctactatgcgacagtaagtcgcgtggttatgacacaatcgttagcctatttttacaaaaacgtctgctacggagccataacgtgaggtacaaggtaatggagccttttatacattgtcgtgtttctttagaaataaacaatggacaaacaaagtctttaaacgcttcaaaagtaaagttattcgctgtcaaagtgacgtcaaaatgaatggcagtcaatggaatgctaacggtgGGTGAGCgctaggtagcatcaaaatggcgccataggaccTACGCTTTCCAGATGTTCACTTACCCCCTTGGAAATAACTTTTCAGCTTTCAGTGAGTTATTGTAACATAACAATGGATTTCGGGAATTTCTTGGCAACCTAACCTCATATAAGTATTACGAACACCAAGGTTTGTGATAGCTGGTGTGAAAAGAAATTGTATTCAGGTGTGGTAAAGGTTTAACGCCCAGTTGCTTATGGTAGTGGTACGAATTAAAGCTAAATCTGATCTTTACTGCGTCACCTCAGTGTAATTAAACTGGATGAAGACGCAATTCTTTCGGCTACTAGAAGAGAAATACTTATTCCCCTTCTCCCTTCCTGCTTACTTCTTACATCACTGAAATAAATCTGCTTTACTGTTGCACTCTTCATTTGCTGTTTTACTTGATCATTTACAGGTTCCACGTCTGCCTTTACACCTGCCTCTCacctctcacattcacaatctcACTTGAGCTCCTCTCCTTGCCTCTCTATTAACCATACATTCTCCGAGTTTTAAGGCACCATCTTTTCTGTCTTGTTATCGCTCCCTGTGTGCTGGCCCAATCCCCATCCCTTCCACtcctttctctcccttcatctttTCCCTCACTCTCTTCCTCCCCCTTTTGCTTCTCTCAGGGCATTTTCCACCTATTCTGAGCGTCAAACCTCATGAATTATTTACTTGTGCTTCTCAGTGAGGGATCTTGCTGCATTCCCTGACCGTTTAATGCTGAAAGATTGACAGGTGATGGTTTCTGAAAGGCAAGAAGTCCTTTAAATGTGTAGGTACAGTTAGTGTCACAGATCGTCTGCTTCACACGATCGCTCTCTAACACCGTCATAAGAAAGTGAGGAAGGACAAACACAGCGAGCCAGAGAAGCATGATTTGAGtggtaaatatatatatgtgaataTGTATAAGAAGACATTCGAGGTGTAGTTGTCATCTTATGCTATAAGAGTATTCTCACAAAGTTAGGCCCTTCAAAAGAAGACATTATCTTACAGAGATGGTGAATATATTTCAGGTAATCAGCAGATGCAGCTCAACTGCACCATTTCTCGCAGATGGGAAAAACCTACCCTACACGTGcatgcattaaaaaaacaacactgacaGCTAGAAAACTGCCACGCCCCACTCTGCACTCCCACACCACTCTCTATttcctcacacacaaacatgcacatacacactttcCTGCAAAGCAAGGCTTttttaacaatatttttttcttcttcactacAGCAAACTAGTAAAAGTGATATCAAACTAATATCAATCCAACGTCTGACATTTTTATTTGCTGCTCTCTTCTTTCACAGTTGGGCTAACGCCACCAACACCAAAACCTTTCCTCCAATCTCATCAGAGGACAATTGTATTGGCACATAAGCACAACAGCTTGAGGGGACAGACATAAAGCGCATTAACACTGTAACCACATTAACGCTGTAACCACAAAGCAAAAGCCTTTTCATTTAAATCAGTAATGCATGTTAGTGGTTAGCAGCACCGGTTAGTACCATGTGAATAAACCAAGTAGGATACAGGAACGGCAGCAATTGACATGACAATGACATAGACGTGAACATTGTTTAATGCTCAAACATGCATTACAGTGATTTTCTAATGTTTGGATTACATACTATTTTATTGCTCTCAAAAAGTACATTGTGGCTTTACAGCAATACAAGTTTCAGGGGTTTAAGTGCACATGAAACAGCCTTTTTCTTTTAGGGTCTTTTTGTGTGCTGCTACAGAGCTGTCTGGGTGATGCCACACCCTGCTCCCTCCtttcacagagacagagaggagggggtGGAGGGAGAGTCTTCCAGCTTCTGCACACACCGAGAGGAAGTGAGAAAAGCCATTCCTGAGGTGTGAAAGGAGAATCCAACTGAATATGTTTCTTTCCCCACCTAACTCGACCATTTCATTACTATTGTGAACAGCATGTGAGCAGCTTTACATAAACTGAATAtcaggcaacacacacacacacacacacacacacacacacacacacacacacacacacacacacacacacacacacacacacacacatatatttgtgAAGATGGTCAGTTTAAATCTAAAAAGCAACTGGAAAAGGTGTACAAGTGACCAGAGATCagagacagcagcaacagcttGCACAAGGTTTCTGGGTTTGAATTGTTTGtaataacatttcatttcaacatttaatATTAGAGGGGGAGAGAGCCACTTCATTTTAATATACTGACATCTAACACAAGTGGATGAAATCAAATGTACTCAGGAGAAAGTAGCAAAATTACATTGCAGGAATACtccattaaaagtaaaagtatttgtGAAACTATCAAAGCAGGAAATTGTAATAACAGTAGTTACTGTGAGGtgtaaaattatgttttattgtgtaAGCAGCATTATAACGTTCAGATGACCCAGGTGGCACTGAATGCATCACATTTTATGAGCTTGTGTGCAAATGAAGCTAACAGCCATCAGATAAATGtagagaagtaaaaaaaaaaagtacaatatttccctctgacatGTAGTGAAGCAGAAGTATACGTTAATTTATAAATTGTCTACCTCAAAATCTAGTAGTCTATCTCACTGAAACAATTCAATCCTCCAGTACCAGCTTACTGCAGCATGTAATCTCTCAGTTTGATTTCATTTCAACGTCAACACTGATGGGCTGCCATGAAGCATTAAAGCAGCCAGAAGAGATGGATTTTTCTTTCATTATTCTatcatttcaaaaataaaagcacttcaaCAAAACAGTAAAGTGATTCTATTCTAATACAAAAGCACACATTAGTGGTACCTTTATGGTGGCACAGGAGCTGGACATTGCAATAATTCACTGCAGTGCAGCAGACTGTGTAAATTACTATTTGAAGGGAACAGTTATTGATCTAAAATCAATAACCTTTAGCCTGACACACGTGTTTCAGCCCTGGTCATCTGCATATTTGTCAGGTAAGAGAGAAGGTGAATACAACAAAAGCTATATTAAGCATGTATAGTAAAATTGCTGATTGTATTAAACCACATACATTGTCATTGCCATTCAGTGACACCAAAAGGAGACATGTTACAATGAGCCTGCACTGTTGACAGTGCCCTGAGCTGCTGATGTTAATGTGTAATATGTGTTTTGTCTCCCACACCCACCAACCAACCCCACCCCTATCTCTCCTCCACGTGGAGTTACACCACCGCAATGTTATACAACGCCCTGCTGCTTCTGCTGTGATCCCTTCTCCTTCTTTTGTCCCACCCCTCATTATGGTCCTTAGTCTGCATGATAAACCTGCTGCTGAGTTATCACTCTTATGATATCCAGTGTGGATGAGCCGGGGCATGGAGAGAAAAGCTTCTATAAATGCATCTGAGTCAAAGGTTAGAACACAGATGTACAGATATTACAATCTATGAGGTGTTATAATCAAGACAGATATTGAGCAAAATACTGTACAGAAGAGATATGAAACAAATGAGAAATGCTGTCAGTGAGTGAACACGGctcgtttgaaaataaaataaaatgctatTGAGTTCTGATTTTCTACTGACAGTCTCCTAGAAATGAAAACAGATACTGTGCTGACCCGAAAGATGCCCAGTCAGCAGTATGTGAGCGTGTCTCTGACAGAGAGTTCAGAGAGGGAAGGTATGTTATTCTGTACTATATAGGCAGAAATCCAGCCTCAGCAAAATGCAAAGTGAGTACTGCCCATACTTACATGTAGTATCAGTTTCTATTCCTCTCTGCTGCAAGATGCATAATAAAACTTTGCAAAACGCTAAGCTGGATTGAGTAAGTGTTAAGACAATTCTATTTCAGTAGTGTGTATATCAAATAAAGGGGAAGATAGCTATAAAATCCTATTAGACTGTCAAGCACAGAAGGATATGTCATTAAAAAGCACTGTCATAAAAGCATGACCAAGCAGAAAGGTTAGAACAGCAGATCTATTTGtaactaaaaaagaaaaaagaaaaaaaaaaatcactggtttcagcttctcaagtATGAATGTTTTTCTAACTCTTCTATGATAgaaaattgaatatctttgagtttttgactattggttggacaaaacaacacATATGAAGGTGTCACCATGGGCTCTAGGAACATGTGATGTGAATTTGCTGACCTTTAATTGACAAAACGAATACTCGatttatcaagaaaaaaaatcactagattaattgataatgtaAATCATCTTTTTTAATCGCGACTCTGTTTTTCTTTGCATTTGTCCAAGGGATCCTTTGGTTGGGACACTCAAAACTGGGCAGGGGTTGCGTGGGACCAAAGTGCCACCACCTGGTACAAAATGGTACATCTCTAATTACAAATACAATATGCAAATCAGTTTCAAGTGCACACACAAACGTATGTATAAATAGAACTTCTTCACTTCTGAAAGAAAACGATAATTACTGTTTAAATGCATACAGTTTACCTAAGCTTCAGTAGAATGGAAATGACAACAGGTGCAATAGTTATGCATGGTACATATGCAAAAAGCTTATTTAGAAACTATTGGAGCAGAAATATAACCTGTTTTTGGGTTATAAATTAGGATTTAGTCCAATTTACCATGGATGTCGCAATTTACTCATAAACTACCAAATTCCATTGAGTTACAGCTGCTGGTGACGAGAGGCGGGACTTCTGCTCTACACAGCATGACGCTGCATCAATAAGCACCAATCAAGTGACCTGATTTTACACGGATCGTGTTTTCCGTTTTTAAACCTCGCACATGcgcatttcatttttaaaatggcGGCCGTACAAGGTGGTCTGGCCGACACGAACGaagaaaaagacataaaaacagaACCATCAAGCGATGGCTTTGGAAATAATAATGCAAACGACGGAAGAGTGCTCTCTACGTCCCCCGGCTCCAGTGCTTCGGCTGGAATTAATAAATCTGCGACAGGAGCCCCGGAGGACCAGCAGACGCTGCTGGCAGTCCTGCAATTCCTCAGGAAGAACAAACTGACCGAGTCCGTCGAAATTTTGCGTCGTGAAGCGGGATTACCGGAGGATTCACCGGAACTGAAGGGGAGTGATTCCTCCGGTGCAGGCTCGGGGGGTGCTGCGGGCAGTGGGGACAAAGAAGGCGGGGATGCGAGCTCTCTTCTCAGCCGGGTGACCATCTCATCCTCGGCTGTAGCTCAGGCGCCAACTAAAGGTCCGATATAGAACTTGGCTACTACTGTCGTTTTACGGTGTGAAACGCTATTGCGTTTCCTGTTGATATAACATCCCCTACGAGTTAAAAGTATTTCCTCCATGGATAACTATCACGTTTACGACTATAGAGTTACTACAATCGTGCTCTCAGTGACCCAGAAATACACAAACTTCACTATGTTGATCCAAATCCTCTCTCAGAGGCTCAGttaaggttttaaaaaaagttccaCAAAGGTTGTATTTAAGGGATGCTTGGTTTACATTATATTGTACAGgtattgtgtgtttgtggtcaTTGAGTGTACAGTTTCTAATGTGTTCACAAAGTTTAATTTGGCTTTAAAGATGACAGAGTTTTTTTCAAGTTAAGCAATAGTTAACtattttcccatttaaatgagCAAGTACCAATATGCACTTTAGTTTAAGTGTAACAGCAAATAAAGATACAAAACAAATTGTGCTTTATAGACATGCCTGTCAtaacaatgttacaaaaagTCTGACAAAATGCTCCACTTTTTTCACAACAGTTGGAGTTttctcagttgtcatggagttGCCTTAGTTGTCATCATGTCATCTGTCAAGTTTAAAAGTTGTGTTATAaagccattttatttatattcttCACCTAAATATCAGTTAAAGTAatctttgaaagaaaaaaatacaataagcTGCAGTTAGCCGATAGCAATAGAATGCACATCTCACTCAGACTTCTTCTGTAACAGCTGCTGGGGAGGATCAGCCAGATGTCAACGTGGTGCTGTCAGCTTACAACCAGCAGGGAGACCCTCCTCTGTACCAGGTTTACTACAGCGGCCTGAAGAAGTTCATAGAATCGGTTTTGGACTGTCACCGAGCGGAGCTGTCACAGCTCTTCTACCCGCTGTTTGTTCACATGTATCTGGAACTGGTGTACAACAATCACGAGAGTGAGGCCAAGGCGTTCTTTGAGAAGTGAGTTTCCTTGACACGATGTATGTCCTTCCAACTATAAACAGTTAACTTGATTTTGTTTTGGGTAGCATTAAATCCTGCACAGTTGATAAACcctacctttttttttgttactctCCATCTCAGGTTCAGTGGCGATCAAGAGTGTTACTACGAAGACGACTTGCGTGTTTTGTCCAGCCTGTCCAAGAGGGAGCACATGAGAGGCAACGAGACCCTGATGGACTTCCGCACCAGCAAGTTCGTCCTGCGTATCTCCCGTGACTCTTACCAGCTGCTGAAGAGGCACCTGCAGGAGCGTCAGAACAACCAGATCTGGAATATCATACAAGAGCACCTCTACATTGACATCTTTGATGGCATGCCACGCAGCAAGGGCCAGATTGATGCCATGTCCGGCAGCTTGGCAGGAGAGGGCAAGCGAGAGGCCAATAAGGCTAAGGTTGGACTTATACACCGACACTCATATATGATGGCATCTTTGGTTTCTTTGTCTACCTGTGCTGTGACATGTTCTTGTTTTATTATCATTCAACCAGGTTTACTATGGATTGCTGAAGGAACCGGAAATTGAGCTGCCTCTTGATGATGAGGACGAGGAGGCAGAGAATGAGGAGGGTAAACCCAAGAAGAAGAAACCCAAAAAGGACAGCATGGGCTCCAAGAGCAAGAAGCAGGATCCTAATGCACCTTCTCAAACTAGGTAGAGATTTTTGATACACTGGTATATAGCTCTGTCTAAGCGAGTCCTGCtggtccattttttttttgtctccatcacctaacGTTGTACGGCCAGAACAGTATGATTCATTAGAAGTTAGATGCTGTGATCGGAGACATTTCAGTCAGAAAATGATTGCATTAATTCAAACTTTTAATTTGAAGGAAATGACTTATTCATACACAGTACAAGACAGTTAATAGTGCTGTACTTGCAAAATGCCCAAGTCTCTACatatttcaatgtttaaaaGATACATATACAGTGGTGTGCATACGTTTATAAACCCATGCttaagttgactaaaaagaggaataatacattgaaatttgatcttaatgtcttaattaaaaaaaatgaggaaaaatccaaccacaaggacaccaattttctttgtaaatgaataatgtatcgttaataaataaatgttcttcctcaaaatacagggggcataagtaagtacatccctatgttaaattcccatagaggcaggcagatttttatttttaaaggccagttatttcatggatccaggatactatgcatcctgataaagttcccttggcctttggaattaaagtagccccacatcatcacatagccttcaccatacctagagattggcatggttttatttcagttagcctaatagctggtttgattgaTGAAAagctgcctgcctctatgggaatttaacataggggtgtacttacttatgccccctgtattttaaggaagaacatgtatctatttatgatacattattcattcacaaagaaaattggtgtccttaaaggttggatttttcctcatttttttaattaaggcattaagatcaatttccaaaagatgattttttttattcctctttttagtcaacttaagcatgggttcataaacttatgcaCACCACTGTACATATTTTCAGTTATTAACTTGCAAGCTCAGTTTGAAACTGTTTGTAGACCCACCAGTCAGTGAcagttgtaattgttttttttgttcaggATACCTCTTCCAGAACTGAAGGATTCAGACAAGCTGGACAAGATCATGTACATGAAGGAGGCCACCAAGAGGATCCGCCTGGGACCAGATAACCTGCCGTCCATCTGCTTCTACAGTTTTCTCAATGCTTACCAGGTAATAACCCATAATAACCAAACAAGTGGTAGCGAGCGCACAGTTAATTGTCAACGACAGGAGAATCATTTTGAATTTTTCTCACCTTTTGCCCTGCAGGGTCTGACTGCAGTGGACTTCACAGATGACTCCAGCCTGATCGCGGGAGGCTTCGCTGACTCCACAGTACGGGTGTGGAGTGTCACACCGAAAAAGCTCCGCAAGGTCAAGTCTGCAGCAGGTACGGTGCATGACTGTGACCACTGATGAATGACTGTGACCGCCGCATATTTTGACTTTATaacacaagtcatttttttccccctcttctctctctcaagACTTGAATCTGATCGACAAAGAGTCAGACGATGTGCTGGAGAGGATCATGGATGAGAAGACGGCCAGTGAGTCAAAGATCCTCTATGGACACAGTGGCCCGGTGTATGGCATCAGCTTCAGCCCAGACAGGTATAAATCATTTCACTGTTCATTTTTGACAGCTTACATAATTATTGTCAACTGTGCACTCACGTTAACAGTTAAACCATGTatagcaggggtgtcaaactcattttcactaagggccacgctggaaaaagagaatcacaccaagggccagacatgtagagtttattgacgtgcttttgttactgcatgtcactttttctttttacattttggtaaccctagaatatcgtcgcaatatcgatattgaggtatttggtcaagaatatcgtgatatttgattttctccctatcgcccagccctactttgttgctttttccgacatttttgtacgctttttattgcatttttgttgacatgaagtcctacaaaagtcatcaaaaggcatcatagaatttagcaaatcaagcgaaacaatgatacatttttgtttcacagcctgaatatgaaaactctctgcttctcggggaatttctgagtctcagagtcggcaaatctgccatattctgctttgaatgtcaggtaattgcagtttaaaaaacactttcctgtgtttttggtttggcgcacaacaaggcgggccaaaatttattgtgaacccaaATTGATATACGGACTggatctaaatctgcaaggggccggatttggcccaaagtttgacacatgtgatgTATAGGGacttaaaaaatattaattatgAGAAGTCTAGATCAAGAGTATTAAGAACAGGCACATAGTG contains these protein-coding regions:
- the taf5 gene encoding transcription initiation factor TFIID subunit 5, whose translation is MAAVQGGLADTNEEKDIKTEPSSDGFGNNNANDGRVLSTSPGSSASAGINKSATGAPEDQQTLLAVLQFLRKNKLTESVEILRREAGLPEDSPELKGSDSSGAGSGGAAGSGDKEGGDASSLLSRVTISSSAVAQAPTKAAGEDQPDVNVVLSAYNQQGDPPLYQVYYSGLKKFIESVLDCHRAELSQLFYPLFVHMYLELVYNNHESEAKAFFEKFSGDQECYYEDDLRVLSSLSKREHMRGNETLMDFRTSKFVLRISRDSYQLLKRHLQERQNNQIWNIIQEHLYIDIFDGMPRSKGQIDAMSGSLAGEGKREANKAKVYYGLLKEPEIELPLDDEDEEAENEEGKPKKKKPKKDSMGSKSKKQDPNAPSQTRIPLPELKDSDKLDKIMYMKEATKRIRLGPDNLPSICFYSFLNAYQGLTAVDFTDDSSLIAGGFADSTVRVWSVTPKKLRKVKSAADLNLIDKESDDVLERIMDEKTASESKILYGHSGPVYGISFSPDRNYLLSSSEDGTVRLWSLQTFTCLVGYKGHNYPVWDTHFSPHGYYFVSGGHDRVARLWATDHYQPLRMFSGHLADVTCTRFHPNSNYVATGSSDRTIRLWDVLNGNCVRIFTGHKGPIHALAFSPNGKFLASGATDGRVLLWDIGHGLMIGELKGHTDTIYSLRFSRDGEILASGSMDNTVRLWDAMKAFDDLETDDFTAATGHVHLQDNSQELLLGTYMSKSTPVIHLHFTRRNLLLATGAYNP